The sequence ACTTTGTGCTCTAATTAACCACCACAGGTATACTCATTCCTTCAAGCAATTAGAATGTTGAAGCCGTTGGAACGCTGTTGTTCTCTCCCGAACCCATATTGATATGAATTGTGACTGGTACTTTTGGTTGGTCTCCTCTGCTGTCTGCGCTCTGAATGAAGCTTCGATGCCGAGGGTGCACAAACATGGAAGCTTCCGCTTCCTCTCTGAATTTGTAATTTTGATGATACAGTACTTTCCTATTTGCAGCCTATTTGCTCCGAAACTCCTTTTCTGTACCGAGCCCGCTCCCTTTAAAATAAGGTTTGTTATATCAATTTGATTGCATGTCTTGTTTCATTACAAATTGTTGTTGTCGCTGAAAATTCACTTTCGCCGTTTCTTCATCTTCAATTTCTTTAAATAAGATCGTGGAAGCCTTGTGCTTTCTCAAGTCGAATTTACTCCTGTTGGTTCTCTTTAAATCCCAGATCTTGATATTAACTTTGTTTTATGTTGAGTTTTCTGAGTTTTCTGAATTTTCTGAACAGCATGTAGTAATTACTGTTGTTCTCAGTTGTTGAACTTTCTGAATTATTATGTTCCTAActtttttattgattttctttttccaattgtTGATAATACGCCGCATCTCCAGTGGTGGTTGCATATTCCAGTTCTGACGAAGGCAATCTGATGCTGCCATTTTAGCAACTGTGTGAGCAAGCAGATTTTTTTCTCTGGGTGTCCAAGTTAGACCACAATTTGGTAATCTTTTTATTAGCTCTCTAATATCCTGTAATATTGCTTCAGTTTCTCCAATGGAAGTATTTGATTTTATGGTTTGGATTAGTTTTAAACTGTCTGATTCAATTAATGGTTTTCCCAAATCCaaattttcaataataataaggGCTTGCCTAATAGCTATAGCTTCAGCTGTTATACTTGAATGTGTGCTAATTTTTCCAGATAAGCCCAACACAATTTTTCCATTATTGTTCCTAATGACCACATATATTGCTCCTTTTTCCATCCTCCTTCCTGAAAGCAGCATCCACATTAGCCTTTAACCAATCTTCCGGTGGAGGCCTCCATCTGATCAAGTGTGCTGTTCTATTTTTCTCGCTCTTCTTTTCTACAAATTGCTGGTCTGTTGAGTTCCAAAATAGATTCTCTATCAGTTTAGCTCTTTTAATTGTTCATTCTGGTTGAATACTCTGTTGCTGAAATATTTTCTGATTTCTTGTCTTCCACACCTCCCAAGCTAGAAATCCGATTCTACTTATTCTCATCTCTTGACGATCTCCtccctatttttttattttttctatatattCCATCAACCAGTCCCCAAACAATTTTACTGAATCTACTATGGGTGTGCATTGACATTCAGCCCCAAACCAGGTGGCTCGCGTCCATTCGCAGAGAAGCAGGGCATGCTCTATAGTTTCAGTTTCCGTGTTACACACTTGGCAAATAGGACTAGCTATCAATCTCTTCTTATATAAGTTAGTATTTACGGGTAGGATATCTTGAGCTGCTTTCCATAAGAATGTTCTGATTTTTGGAGGAACTTTCATATTCCAAATCTCATTCCATAGTCCCTTTCTATCAGTGCTTGTTGAAGGGCCATTTTGAGTTTTTTCCTGCACTTCTAATCTTGCTGCTTGATAACCAGTTTTGATTGTATACGTACCATCTTCTCTCCAAAGCTAATATAGAGTGTCATGCCTTTTTATTGTGCTTATTGGTGTTTTCATTATGCTATCTGCTATCTCTTGTGAAAATATTGAGTAAATTTTGATTTTGTCCCACTCGTCACTTTCATTGAGTAGCTCCTTTACTTTCCTGTCGTCTGCTATCCCCAAATTAAGTTCTTTTTTTTCTCCCCGCTATCCAATTGTCCTTCCTTATGCTAACATGAGTGTCATCTCCTATACACCACTTTTCCTGTTTTCGGAGCAGCTCCCTACCTTGTAAAATACTTTTCTATACCCACAAAGCATTTCTTGAAGCCTTCGCTTCCCAAAAGTTCTCTCTCGGCAAATAAACGGCCTTAGGATTTGCACCCATGTTGCATTCGGATCTTTTATGATTCTCCAAGCTTGCTTAGCCAAATAAGCTAGGTTTTGAATTTCTACATCTTTAAAACCCAGCCCCCTGTCCCTTTTACTTGCTGTTATAAATTTCCAGCTCTTCCAGTGTATGCCTCGCTCTTTTCCTGATGAAGCCCACCAAAATCTCGCCACCCTTGAGCTTAACCTTCTACAAAAGCCTTTTGAAAATATAATCACATTCATCGCATAAGACGGTATTGCTTGCACAACTGCTTTTATTAAAGTTTCTTTCCCTGCTTGACTTAACAGATTTTCTTTCCAACCTTCAAGCTTGTTTATGACCTTCTCCTTGATCCATGCTAAAGCTCTATTTTGGGACCTTTCCTAGTTGGCTGGCAGCCCCAAATACTTCTCTGGAGTATCCCATGACGCCATGCTGAGAATCTCCTCGATGTTCACTCTAGTCTGTAAAGGCACTTGATATCCAAAAGTGATTCCTGATTTGTCTAGATTGATTTTTTGACCCGAAGCTTCAATGTATTCATTCAAAACTGTAATGATCTGAAAAATCTCCTCCTCCTTTGCTTCTAACAAAATGATGCAGTCATCTGCAAAAAGTAGATGAGAGATGGTGGGTGCTGTTGATGCTATTTTGAATCCTGAGATCCTGCCTTCTCTTTGTGCCTCACTCATTAGGACTGTTAACACCTCTGCTGCCATTATAAATAAATACGGTGATAAGGGATCTCCCTGTCGAAGTCCTCTATATGGCTTGATTTTTCTTGATAGCTCTCCATTAATTTTGAATCTATAGATAATACTTGTAACACATGCCATCATCAACTTCACCCACCTGGCTTGAAAACCGAAAGCTGTGAGGATCTTTTCTAGGAAGTCCCATTCAAGCCTATCGTAAGCCTTATTCATGTCTAGCTTAATTGCTAAATTTTTGGaactgtttttttttcttttctgttaagGCTATAATAAGCCTCTTGTACTATAATGATATTGTCTTGTATGAATCTACCCCCACAAACGCACTTTGAGTTGGCGATATAACTTTTTCTATCATCTTCTTTATTCTCTGTACTAGAACTTTTGCTAGGATTTTATAGATAAAATTGCAACAGCTAATGGGTCGCAGCTGGTTGAGGTTCTCTAGGTTCTTGATCTTAGGAATTAGGACCACTGTTGTCTCGCTCACCTCTTCAGGCATGTACCCATTATTGAAAAAATCCTTCACTATCACGCACACGTCATTCTTAATGACCTCCCAATATTTCTGATAAAACAATCCACTCAAACCATCAGGCCCAGGTGCCTTAAGACCTCCCATGCCAAAGACTGCCTTTCTTATCTCCTCCTCTGTAACTTCTTTTAATAGCTCATCATTCATTTCTTCAGTTACCACTCTTGGAATCTTATTGATGGTTTTTTCGAAATCCTGCCTTTTTGTTGAACTGAAAAGGCTCTGAAAATGGCTCTCAATGTGTTCCATTATTTTCCATTTTCCATTCAGCCATTGTCCCGTACtatcttttaatttttctatacAGTTTCTGTCTCTTCTCTGAATATCAGTCGCATGAAAAAATGCCGTATTCTTATCGCCCCACCTTAGCCACTTTATTCTAGATTGTTGCCCCCAGtatttttcctcttgcttccatAGTTTTGCTATCCCTTCTTTTAACTCTAGGATCCTTTTCTGTTGCTCTTCTGAAATTTCTGATGCTTGTAGTCCTCTAAGTTCCTCTTTCATTCTTTGAATTTCCCTATCTGCTCTTTTGAAGGTCATCTTGCTCCATGTCTTTGAGTTCTTCTTTGTAGTTTTTAATCTTTTCCATCATCTTACTCCAGTTATCTCCATTTGATTTCTCCTTGTTCCAGCTTTTGGTAACTACTTTCTCACAGTCTTCGTGATCGACCCAATACGATTCAAATTTAAAGCTCTTCCCTGATTTGTTTTTCGGCTCTAAATTTAGAATGATTGGGCAATGGTCTGAACTTATGGCTGGCATGAATGTCAAGGTGGCATGTTGAAACATACTTCTCCAAACCCAATTGGCTAGCGCTCTATCTATTCTCTTCCTCGTAATCACTCCGTTCCTCGGGTTGTTAAACCAAGTAAATCTACCTCCTTTCAACTCTATATCCATTAAAGCATTAGCATCAACAAAATATCTAAACTCCCTTACCTGATTCTGTGGCTTCGGGTGTAGTCCCACATTCTCCTCTTGTGCTAATACATCATTAAAGTCTCCTATGAACAGTTGGGACATGTCTCTAtgattattacttgatgtgataTCCTTCCACAACTCCTTTCTTCTCCTAAAAATAGGATTTCCATAGACAAAATTACAATACCATATATTTCCTTTTTTGTCTTCAATACGGGCTTTAATGTAATTGTCACACCAAAAATAAACATTAACATTATATATTGCATTCCAAAATAAGCAAAGACCACCGGACAATCCCCGGGGTTCAATGCAAAAAGCTTCCTCAAAATGTAGCCTTTTCCTAATTTTCATGACAGTTTTTTCTTTTGCTCTAGTTTCTATTACAAATACTATGGCTGGCTTTATCTGTTTACATAAGTTTTGGAGCTCCGAAATTGCCGCGGGAGCCGCCAACCCATGACAATTCCAACTTATTATACTCATGGCTGGGTTGGAGGCATGTTAAGGCCCGCCTCCTCAGCCATAAACTCTTCCATGACAGCTTATCTGGTTTGCCTTTCTCGTTCCAACATTCCTGAATCTTGCTCCTCTAATTCTGCCTTGCCTTTTTTTCTTGCCTTGATGTTTTGATTCAGCCCCTCTTCACCCTCTTCCACTTCCATTACATGTGCAGCATCCTCATCCTCCCTTTTTCTTTTAAGCTTCAGGCTATCCCTTATGCATCTTGCTAATtccatctcactctcctttgctATGGTAAGCGGCTGATTGTTGTTACTATTTTCTTCCTCATCCTCCTTAGCCAATTCCACAAAGTATAAATCTCCATTGACTGACATGTGTACTTGTCTTTCTTGTGCCAATCTTGCTGATTTTCCACAGTTTATTTGATTCCagcatattttcttcttttccacGTGTTCTCCTCTTCCTACTTTATTTTATGCTATGACTCCTTGCTTTTTTTTGTTGATACACCATGTTGTCTTTATTTTTTTGGGCCCCTTTACCCCACTGCTTCTTTAACATTTCTCCAATAGTTAGTTTTTTTCTCATCTTTAGTCTGGCCTATTTTTTCTTGGGTCTTTTTACCTTCCTTGATCATCATGTAGTCTCTTTTTTCAGCTTGACTCTCACTTGGGCCTAATTCTTTCCTCCTGATTATACCCATTTTTTTCTTGGTTGCTTGGTGTATTGGGCTTTCCACTGTTTTAGTTTGGCAGAATACCATGTTGGGTTAGACATTATTTTCTCCTCCTATTGAGCCTGCTCCTTCTTCATTCATTTCTTTGCTTTTATGTTTGTTCCCTTCCATGCCTCCAATggttttctttacaatttattTGGCCTATCGATCTCTGTACCTAGATTTGATCTATCCCCTGGTCTATCCCTTGAACCAGAGGAGATTTCTTCAATCCTCCTTTCTGTCTGAGCCCCATCACCTAATTTCAAGACAGCAGTATTTTCATCACCCATCAGCTCATCCAGATTAGTCCCTTCATTTTGTTCCAGATTTTTCTGCAATGCCACTTGTCTATTTGCCAATAAATCCTATGTACCATCTACTCTGCCTACTGATTTTACTAAGACACTAGCCTGAGAGCTCCTTACCCACCCTTGACTagactctccttctctctcatggTGCCTTCTCTGCCATACCCTTTTCTGTTGGCTTCTCTCACATGCCTCCCATAGCTCCTCCATCCAGTTGTTTTGATCTTCCTTCTGTCTCCTAATCCCAGCCTTTCTTGCTTCAACATCTATGGACTTCAGACCTGGAGTAGTGAGCTCTGGACCATATTTGGGCATATTAGGATTAACTATGGACATAGCCATCTCCTCAACACAGGTCCTTTTATCATGACCAATCATCCCACACTTATAGCAGTAATCATACAGTTTTTCATATTTTAACGATGCCCATGCATGACTTCCATCAAACTTTTTGAACCAGAATTCAGTTTTTAATGGAAGTTGAATATCAATCTCAACTCTAACTCTCAAAAAAGGTCTAAGCATATTTCCTTCAACAAAAGGATCTTTTGCAGTTATAACCCTACCCAATATTGCTCTTATTTTCTCAGCGTTACTTTTATTGATTTTATCATATGGTAATCCATGTATTTGAATCCAAATAGGAAGCTGAttgtaatttacctcatcaatgGACAGATTTGAGCTCCACAATTGAAGACTAAGCATATGGCCTTCTATTCTCCATGGTCCGCCTTCATAAGCTCTCCTTGCTTCGTCTTGACTTTTAAAGTTCAAAATGAAAGACTTAGAACCTGCACTAGTGATCATCAGTCCTTGCGAATCTCCCCACATCTGAAAGATGGTTTTTCGCACTGTAGTCATGTTGAGTGATTTTTTTGTTAGTACTCTTTCGACTAGTTTTTGATTGGCAGCTGTTTCCTGTTGAACCGGGGCCTCATCAAAGTGAACCACATCTCCCCCATGCCTTCAAATATCATACCTTCCATTCTTTTTCCTAAAAGGATGATTCTTTGTAATGATTGTTAGCACTCTCTTTGTAAAGAAATATGTTGTAGTGTTTTCGAGAAATATGTGTTTAGTGTATTAATGTGATCACCGACTTCGCTTATCGAAGAAGTTGAACTCCACTGCTGGAGAGTTGAAGCTCCACTGCTGGAGAAAGGCTATATATTTACTGTTAAATCACGCTAGCTAGTCACTCTCTCTTCTTTTTAAAAACTATCGTTGGTTGGCGGGTTGTTCCTCCAACAACTTCTTGATTGTTgtaaataaaagatatattaaatataaaataaagatgtatTAATATAAGACTCTAGCATtaaaataattagctcaatagtgatttgtatatatataataatattatatattgtaatgtgtatatatatataaagatagaaaagagtataaaaagtaaagagagagagaattgcataaatatatatatatataaagatagaaagaagaggccgagacaaaacttagtctttccaagatctttcatctcaaactcttcctttagagtttttataattgttaaaatctcttcaggagtcccaatgatatttaaatcatcaacgtacacagcaattataatgaatccagatgctgatttctttatgaaaacacacgggcagatatcatcattcttgaatccgtttttggccaaatagtcagtaagacgattataccacatttgtCCAGATTGtttcagaccatataaagatctttgtaatttgactgagtataacccttgcgaatattcattagatggtttagatatctttagtccttcaaggactttcatatagatatcccgatctaatgagccgtataagtaggctgttaccacatccattaaatgcatatgcagtttatgatatgcagataaactgaccaaataacgcaatgttatcgcatccgctacagtttcttcataatctataccgggcctttgtgaaaaaccttgtgccacaagtcgggctttatagcgcacaacttcatttttctcatttcgttttctcataaATACCCACttatatccaacaggttttacatcttcaggtgtacggactacaggtccaaagacttcacgttttgcaagtgagtctaattcagtcttcatggcttctttccattttggccaatcattcctttgtcgacattcttcgactgatcttgNNNNNTGGAactgacaggcctgccacgcttctggcgtgaatttgcttcagtggctacttgtcctactgggacatcaattcgaattggggcattttccgctggtatataagatttagttatcctctttgtatcggaaaatgcatcaggcaaatcatttgctattctttgcaaatgtataatattTTGAACTtccagttcacattgccctgatcgaggatctaaatgcatcaatgatGATGCATTCCAGTTAAgctccttttcaggaagcttattctctcccccctaatgttgaaaattttgattcatcaaaatgacaatccgcaaaccgggctttaaatacatctccagtttgtatctcaagatacctcactatagagggagaatcatatccaacatatatttcCAATTTTCTTTGGGATCCCATTTTGGCgagattaggtggtgcaatgggaacatatatcgtacacccaaatattcttaaatgggaaacatttggctgctggccaaaagctaattgcataggagagaattgatgataactcgttggcctcaaacgaataagtgctgtagcatgtaaaatagcatgccccaaaccgaggttgggagatttgttctcataagcaagggtctagcaattaattggaggcgcttaataagtgattctgctaacccattttgtgtgtgaacataagctactggatgttcaacacttattccattagccatacaataagcatcaaaagcttgggaagtaaattcaccagcattatcaagacgaattgctttgattggattttctggaaattgtgcttttaatcgaataatttgagccagtaatctcgcaaacgccaggttgcgagaagataataagcacacatgtgaccatctcgaagatgcatctgttaggaccataaaatatctaaaagatccacatggtggatgaataggtccacatatatcaccttgaattctTTCTagaaattcaggggactcaaatctaaTTTTTACTGATGATGGCCTTagaattaacttcccttgagaacatgcagcacaacaaaattcactagttttaagaatcttctggttctttagtgaatgtccatgagagttttcaataattctcctcatcatggttgttctcggatgacccaatcggtcgtgccaagttatgaattcatttgggctaataaacttctggtttacagtggcatgtgattcaattgcactaatcttggtataatacaacccagatgaaagtgagggtaatttttctaatataactttcttatttgaatcatgagttgtgatacataaatactcatgattttcctcattcatagtctcaatatgatatccatttcggcgaatatctttaaagctctacaagtttcttcgagacttgatagacaacagtgcattatttattataaattttgttcctccaggaaacaaaattatagctcttccggagccttctatcacattgcctgagccaataatagtattaacatattcctcttttggcacaagatgggtaaaatatatatcacttttgagaatagtgtgcgagtttgcactatccgcaaggcatacatcttcattacatatccttgccattctcttcaaaaacaaataataataaaatgagtagtatacacagttaaattgaatacttgatcagaattatttttctaagaaacactgtacataaaataatgtcacatactaaaattttattttaaaatttgacacatttaataatttcaaaattcataaacattaatatttcattatttata is a genomic window of Arachis ipaensis cultivar K30076 chromosome B06, Araip1.1, whole genome shotgun sequence containing:
- the LOC107646544 gene encoding uncharacterized protein LOC107646544; this translates as MTTVRKTIFQMWGDSQGLMITSAGSKSFILNFKSQDEARRAYEGGPWRIEGHMLSLQLWSSNLSIDEVNYNQLPIWIQIHGLPYDKINKSNAEKIRAILGRVITAKDPFVEGNMLRPFLRVRVEIDIQLPLKTEFWFKKFDGSHAWASLKYEKLYDYCYKCGMIGHDKRTCVEEMAMSIVNPNMPKYGPELTTPGLKSIDVEARKAGIRRQKEDQNNWMEELWEACERSQQKRKNLEQNEGTNLDELMGDENTAVLKLGDGAQTERRIEEISSGSRDRPGDRSNLGTEIDRPNKL